The genomic stretch GCTGCGGCGTTGGGTTCACGGAAGAGACCCCGACAGGGTGACCGGCCCGGCGCAGGTTGCAAGGGAGGTGAAGGAGGGATTGTCCTTCACCCCCTCACGGTGTCGAACCAAGGTCGGTGTATGGCCACGCTGACCGAAGCCCATACCGACCTCACCACTTCCCGCGGTCTCATGCGGGTGCACACGTTCACCCCGACCGGCAGCGGGAAGCATCCCGCGGTGATCTTTTTCTCGGAGATCTTCCAGGTGACCGGGCCGATTCGCCGGATGGCTGCGGCCTTGGCGGGTGAGGGGTATCTGGTCGCGGTACCGGAGGTTTATCACGAGTTCGAGCCACTGGGCTGTGTGCTCGCCTACGATCAAGCGGGCTCCGACCGTGGCAATGAGCTGAAATTCACCAAGGAGCTGGCTTCCTACGACGAGGATGTGGACGTGCTGGTGAAATGGCTGCAAGGCCACGAGTCATGCACCGGCAAAATTGGCAGCCACGGCGTCTGCCTCGGCGGCCATCTCTCGCTGCGCGCCGGCTTCCATGACGGCATTTCGGCGGTGGCATGCTTCTACCCCACCGACGTCCACTCGGCCACGCTCGGAGCGGGAAAGAATGACGACACGTTGAAGCGGATCGGTGAACTGGAGGCCCGGATGCTTTTCGTCTGGGGCCGCCAGGATCCGCACATCCCGCAGGAGGGCCGGGAGCTGATCCATGGGCGCTTGGAGGAAGCCGGCCGCGAATTCGAGTGGCATGAGTTCAACGCCGCGCATGCCTTTCTGCGTGACGAAGGTGCGCGTTACAATCCGGCCTTGGCGCGGGTGTGCATGGCGCTCCTGCTGCGGTTTCTCGGAGAATCCTTGGAATGACGGTCCTCAGCGGCCCTGAATCCTGCGTGATTTTCCGCAAAAATTGCGCCTGAGGTTTTTATTGCGGGCTCTGAAATCCGGGGCTTATCCTCGCGGCCCGCCGTCGCGTCCGTTCTAGCAGGGTGCCGGAATGAATCGCTCGGCGGCCTTTCGCACATCGAGCAAATGAATCCGGACAGAGCGACGCTGAATTTCCTGAATAGCTTCCCCGAGGAAGCCCGCAAACGCGGCGAACGCCTCCAGAAGGACGGCGCCGTCACCCAGATTTTCGGCAACCACCTCTTCATCCAGGGCCGGGTCGAAGATGAGACCGGCACCTTCCGCACCAGCTTGCGCCTGCAAGGGAACCGCTGGTTCGGCTCCTGCACCGCCGAAGACGAGCTGATCGCCGCCGCGTGCCAGTACGCGACGATGATGGAGCGGATGCACCGCGGCGAGGACCTGCCGGAGTCGCCGAATGAATTCGACGACACCCCGGTGCTCGACATCATCGAGGAGAAGCTGGGCCGCGAGCTGGACGACAAGGAGGCGGACTTCGTCTCCAAGATCGAGAAGCGCTACCGCCGCTACGTGATCGAGGGCGAGCTGCACGACCACGACATGGTCCGGATCACGCCGCGTTGGGAAATCACCACCTACGAGCCGCTCGAGCTGTGGCCGATGCCGCCGGGTGACATCCTGGAATTCTGGAACTACCTCGCCTACGCCTTTTACAAGAAGAAGCTCCCTTACCCGGACTTCATGAACGTGATCACCGATTTGGCGCACGTTC from Luteolibacter arcticus encodes the following:
- a CDS encoding dienelactone hydrolase family protein, whose translation is MATLTEAHTDLTTSRGLMRVHTFTPTGSGKHPAVIFFSEIFQVTGPIRRMAAALAGEGYLVAVPEVYHEFEPLGCVLAYDQAGSDRGNELKFTKELASYDEDVDVLVKWLQGHESCTGKIGSHGVCLGGHLSLRAGFHDGISAVACFYPTDVHSATLGAGKNDDTLKRIGELEARMLFVWGRQDPHIPQEGRELIHGRLEEAGREFEWHEFNAAHAFLRDEGARYNPALARVCMALLLRFLGESLE